Proteins from one Carassius auratus strain Wakin linkage group LG28B, ASM336829v1, whole genome shotgun sequence genomic window:
- the LOC113067724 gene encoding nuclear factor interleukin-3-regulated protein-like: MYEESSEEMRVLNATAPSSTVSFTDEAVSILTSSSLLARSLLGRTSALKRKDTSSSNSSVRRKREFIPHEKKDDGYWDKRKKNNEAAKRSREKRRVNDMVLENRVLALLEENARLRAELLALKFRFGLIKDPSNASILPLTTGTCIPQPSAPHYYLPHGDGAPQAGPMLINQSQSGPQSGRSIREASSMSEDSGFSTPGGSSVGSPVFFEDRLSEHGKLSPHQTDELVYESHHSPTDVVAMGPVPMPSNRMEPVDSMKSLPHKLRFKSPGAGECDNSGDRQSPVLPAAGPRVHSLSGTTEGAGYWTPQDGEDARKVMSPQQQQYRNYSHNVKPNESQYQAENSVLKSQLSSLSEEVAQLKKLFSEQLLTKTN, from the coding sequence ATGTATGAAGAGTCGTCTGAGGAGATGAGGGTGTTGAATGCGACTGCTCCCAGCAGCACAGTGTCTTTCACCGATGAGGCTGTGTCCATCCTGACTTCAAGCAGTTTGCTTGCACGCTCGCTACTTGGACGAACATCGGCGCTTAAACGCAAAGACACCAGTTCATCCAACAGCTCTGTGAGGCGTAAGCGGGAGTTTATTCCTCACGAGAAGAAGGATGACGGCTACTGGGACAAGCGCAAGAAAAACAACGAAGCCGCGAAGCGCTCTCGCGAAAAACGGCGCGTAAATGACATGGTTCTGGAAAACCGCGTGCTGGCGCTGCTCGAGGAGAACGCTAGATTACGAGCCGAACTGCTTGCACTGAAATTTCGCTTCGGCCTCATTAAAGATCCCTCGAATGCTTCTATACTTCCGCTCACAACAGGAACCTGCATCCCACAACCTTCGGCGCCACATTACTACCTTCCACATGGGGATGGCGCTCCCCAAGCTGGTCCAATGTTGATAAATCAGTCCCAAAGTGGACCACAATCTGGGCGAAGTATCAGAGAAGCCAGCAGTATGTCCGAAGACTCCGGTTTCTCCACACCTGGAGGCTCCAGTGTTGGAAGTCCAGTCTTCTTTGAAGACAGACTAAGCGAGCATGGAAAGTTGTCTCCGCATCAAACAGATGAGCTGGTTTACGAGTCCCATCACTCCCCAACTGATGTTGTAGCAATGGGACCCGTCCCCATGCCATCAAACCGGATGGAGCCGGTGGACAGTATGAAGAGTCTTCCGCACAAGCTGAGGTTCAAGTCTCCAGGTGCCGGCGAATGTGACAATTCTGGAGACCGACAAAGTCCGGTGCTGCCCGCTGCTGGCCCAAGAGTTCACAGCCTTTCAGGGACAACTGAAGGAGCGGGTTACTGGACACCGCAAGACGGAGAAGACGCCCGAAAAGTCATGTCACCACAGCAGCAGCAGTACAGGAATTACAGCCACAATGTGAAGCCAAACGAATCTCAATACCAAGCCGAGAACAGCGTGCTCAAGTCTCAGCTCAGCTCTCTCAGCGAGGAAGTGGCTCAGCTCAAAAAGCTCTTCTCCGAGCAGCTGCTCACCAAAACAAATTAA
- the nfil3-2 gene encoding nuclear factor, interleukin 3 regulated, member 2: protein MESESLEISTNSSAGKTLKNTESFLDYSDLLHSPQSNIRQSRLLKPKPNMSCRRKREFISDDNKDASYWEKRRKNNEAAKRSREKRRFNDMILENRVMVLNDENVRLKTELLQLKLRFGMISTASYVEKSQQIGGAGNGSPGGNSTSSSTTSSFYPNGYSSVSQMMMNSDSSETDQSVRGDRHVKMAKYSPRGSLSDMSDGSSRDSPEPLLYDIKQEGMGLDMDIVNSTATQIMLNIHSRLPAVLHQHTFEPGYSANQQKQRCQETIASSVAPQPAQRSVILYRSSSASYPVETQEINPKEQRNLTQPIERPTGSLAEVSKQLERKTLDSPPYEHPDGEAADRQAYIAQRQTPRVDASAPDLLMRPEKGDEAQIYQCSNGTLENDEPPVLAYEGGLRQEEYYESHSGKDSSSSDGDPRSSDKEGSTDDESPSSSCSDTGSNHPHIFMTQISFSPSQCKDGQAEIKGTALPHKLRLKHRAQSDGRASSQDSPTTPPANSQPLPQHPYLDLSQPGGQSSTGFYTSAGSIECGKKESSMRNGHNKRHD from the coding sequence ATGGAAAGTGAGAGCTTAGAAATTTCAACAAATTCCAGTGCTGGCAAAACCTTAAAGAACACAGAGAGCTTTCTAGACTACAGTGATCTTCTCCATTCTCCTCAAAGCAACATTCGCCAGAGCCGCCTTCTCAAACCAAAGCCCAACATGAGCTGTCGACGCAAGCGTGAGTTCATCTCTGATGACAATAAGGATGCATCTTACTGGGAAAAGCGACGCAAGAACAATGAGGCTGCCAAGCGTTCCCGGGAGAAACGGCGCTTTAATGACATGATCCTCGAAAACAGAGTTATGGTGCTGAACGATGAAAATGTACGTCTGAAAACTGAGCTTTTACAACTTAAGCTCAGGTTTGGTATGATAAGTACAGCCTCCTATGTGGAAAAGAGTCAGCAGATTGGTGGAGCAGGCAATGGAAGCCCTGGGGGAAACTCCACGTCCTCCTCTACCACAAGTAGTTTCTACCCTAATGGTTACTCAAGCGTTTCTCAGATGATGATGAACTCTGATTCTTCTGAAACAGACCAGTCTGTTCGAGGGGACAGGCATGTGAAAATGGCAAAGTACTCCCCGCGAGGTTCTCTCTCTGATATGTCCGATGGCTCCTCTCGGGACAGCCCAGAGCCACTTTTGTATGACATCAAGCAGGAGGGGATGGGTCTAGACATGGACATTGTCAACAGCACAGCCACACAGATCATGCTAAACATTCATTCTAGGTTGCCTGCAGTACTTCACCAGCACACTTTTGAGCCAGGTTATTCTGCCAACCAACAGAAGCAACGATGCCAAGAGACCATTGCAAGTTCAGTCGCTCCACAACCCGCTCAAAGAAGTGTTATCCTATACCGTTCAAGCAGTGCTTCATATCCTGTGGAAACTCAGGAAATTAATCCTAAAGAACAGCGGAACCTCACACAGCCTATAGAGAGACCAACTGGAAGCTTGGCAGAGGTGTCTAAACAGCTAGAGAGAAAGACTTTGGACTCTCCTCCTTATGAGCACCCAGATGGGGAAGCAGCCGACAGGCAAGCTTACATTGCTCAACGACAGACCCCCAGGGTTGATGCTTCTGCCCCAGATCTTCTAATGAGACCAGAGAAAGGAGATGAAGCACAGATATACCAGTGTTCTAATGGAACCTTAGAGAATGATGAGCCACCAGTGCTGGCCTACGAAGGAGGCTTGAGACAAGAAGAGTACTACGAGAGTCACTCTGGAAAGGACTCTTCCTCAAGTGACGGGGATCCCCGCAGCTCTGATAAAGAGGGCTCCACCGATGATGAGTCTCCCTCTTCTTCTTGCTCTGATACAGGGAGCAACCATCCTCACATATTCATGACCCAGATCTCCTTCTCACCAAGCCAATGCAAAGACGGCCAAGCGGAAATCAAAGGCACTGCCCTACCCCACAAATTGAGACTCAAACACAGAGCTCAGAGCGATGGGAGAGCATCGTCTCAAGACTCACCGACGACACCACCTGCTAACTCCCAACCATTACCTCAGCATCCTTACCTGGACTTGTCTCAACCTGGCGGCCAGTCAAGTACAGGGTTTTACACCTCGGCTGGAAGCATCGAATGTGGGAAGAAGGAATCAAGTATGCGTAACGGCCATAACAAGAGACATGACTGA